The following DNA comes from Castanea sativa cultivar Marrone di Chiusa Pesio chromosome 10, ASM4071231v1.
CTTTCCCTTCAcgccccacaagcacttatacttgttgAGTGATTATCGTACTAAGGGTGCACggtaattaaaaattatactttaattgatctaattatatgattttattttaattattagagtggtttaatttagataaaactttattataataaaattttaattagtaaaatttgaagaaatttaaaataaaatttaatatttattgtagttaactttaatttttaattgtccAACAATCAGTAATAGTGCGAGACTAATACTGATTTTGGATATCCAAATTCCAAAATGATCGAAATTCATTTTGATATCATTGCAGTGGAAGATAGATAAAAATCCTATTCGAAATATAATCCACCCGTGATAACAGTAATATATATCTCGAAATTTGAAATAACTAGTATTCATACTTTTGAATTGGTCGAAACTAATGTGTTCACACACATGATGACCCTTtacatacaaaacaaaacaaatcaaatcacatcccatgttttcttcttctctatcaCCACCTGTTTTGCAAACAATGGCTAGTCCACAAACACCACCTTTATCATTGTCTCCTCCACCTgcttcttctcctcctccaaCAAATGATTCACAAACTCCTCTAACTTCTCCTCcttctccaccaccaccaccatcaccaccactgCCTTCTCAGCCTTTAAAACCACCACACAGTACTCCTCCTCCTCCGCCTCATATTCCTACACCTTCATTACCTCCAAATCCTCCATCTGCGAGACCCTCACCACACACTATTTCTCCACCAACCCCACCAGCCTCTCCATCACTACCAAGAGCTACTCCTACAACTCCTACTGGGTCACTACCGCCTTTAGCATTGTCTCCGCCATCTCCTCAGGCTACAAATAGTCCCGTCACATCTCCACCCCTGCCACCACACGTACCAACCGGGATTTTAGTAGGATGTTTCATTGGTGCTCTGGCTATTGTGATTggcatatattttgttttttgccgGAAGAAAAATAAGCATGAAAAGAATGAGGATTACTGTTTCGTGGCCTCAAAAGGTGAGAGATCTTACAtgtttgttttatgttttatgtttggCAAAGTTTTCTACAAAACATTCGTGTGAATTCTTCATTAATATCTTTAtattgttttgatgggattttGATGGAAATTCATTAAGATGCTACcatgttaaagaaaaagaaaaatattgaaaattaacACATTCCACCGCATCAGAAAATTTTActattagaaattttaaaaccaaTATCACTTATTTTTCGgcgcaaaacaaaacaaagatataCAAAAACAGACTAGGGACTAGTTTTACTTTCATCTTTCGCATTCATAATTTGAGCCATTATCATAAAACTAATGTTTATCATAACAAACAAAATGCACTTTCAACAATTGGTCTAACACCACCGCGTATCATTGATGTGGTGGtcacttcacaaatataaatacttgtgggttGTGGGGAGCAAGGatcggagttcaagtctctaagaggaagtttcacacacatatacacttaaattatgcttgagtaaaaaatttatcttgtataaaaaaaaacaattggtcTGACATTTCTTTAAATCTAATATTCCTTAAATGCCTTTCATGCAATTGCCCCATTACTATTAGGATTTATGCGTAAagcattataaaataatttttttttttttaaaacttataaattcTAAATGGTATCATTTATATCAAATACCTCAATTCAAAATCCACTTCAAATGGATTCATTTCAAACCTAATACTTTTTAGGAGAAACTTCTcgtattttaaatattaattgaataacattttttattaaaaaatatatttttcttaccttttaAGATGCAAGATTATTACTAATATGTTTTTAGGTTTTCAACTTCTGCTAAGATTTCATTTTTAGTTGATAATATCGCTAATTCACTTACTCTTTCTTATGACATATTCAAACTTAAAtaggattttattaatttaattttggataACTTCTTTCTACATACGCAAATGTAAGATATCttcaattaatatattataagttAATCTAGCCTAACCTTTTTACATAACTTAATATGTTAATTGGACTATTTAcatctatttataaaaaatttaattataaatataaatctaAATAATCAGTATCATAATAAATATCCTGTCTGTGATGGTCATTGTCTCCCTTGGCATGCACTATATATTAAACTTAGGGTATTGAACAATGGATTTCAGTAATAAATTTGTCCGgaaaaactattaattttaattttgagagaatgagaaaagaagattaaaaatTTGTAGGGATTGCAAATTTTTACTCTCTTGAACTATcataaacttaataaaaaaaacgtATTAATAGAATGCACAACATtcaaaaagaatataatttttttttaaattgtccATTACATTTTTTGgtcttaattaaatttttagataAGGCATTCTATAGGCCAATAGAagctgtttttttttcccccttgttGAGAGGccttactttttttaattatattctaTGGTTGAACCACCCCGGTTGGCTTCTTAGGCTTTGTCATGATGAAACTATCATTTAGATATTACTTTAGGTTTTGTAGCCTAAATTTGGAATTTCCCTAGCATGTACATGCTTATGATTTTCCGAATAATGTTTATTGTAattctttttcatgtttaatttaAGACACATGCATTCATAGTCGTTATTATTGAATCTAATCTGCTAATAAACCCCTGTTTTTTTGGGTGGTTGGTCTTATTGATAAATGTTATGTTGCAGTACTACCCCAACAATCTTCACAAAAGAATGTTCTACGATCAAGGGCACAGTTTCTCAAGGTGTTACCAAATCCATTTCCCCAACCTTCTTACATGAGCAGCAAAGGACGTTCTGGTTTACTTAGTCCAGTGTCTGAAATTCCATCTCCACGCCCTGGTGCTGCCTTGGGTTTTTCATGTGTAGTTTTCACATATGATCAATTAATGGTAGCCACCAATGGTTTCTCTGAGGCCAACCTTCTTGGACAAGGCGGCTTTGGGTACGTACACAAGGGTGTCCTTCTAGGCGGGCAAGAAGTTGCAGTCAAGCAATTAAAGATAGATAGCCATCAAGGGGAGAGGGAATTTCAGGCTGAGGTGGAGACCATTAGTAGGGTTCACCACAAAcatcttgtttcattaattGGGTACTGCATTACTGGGGTTGAGAGGTTACTTGTTTATGAGTTTGTTTCAAACAAAACCTTGGCATTCCACTTACATGGTAAGCCTATCATCTGCATGATGTTTATGATATATAACCAATACAATTTTCTATCTTTCATATATGGTGTTAGTGtcactggaaaaaaaaatacattaatgcACCGCAGGAGAAGAGCAACCTGTGATGAACTGGGCGTATAGAATGAAAATCGCTGTGGGATCTGCAAAAGGACTAGCATATCTTCACGAAGATTGTAAGTTATTCACACATGCAATGTCTCTCTCTTAATATACTAAAGAATGATGAATATGGTGTTCTAGTTTGTAGTCCAAGTATGAGAAATTCTTTCGCATAACAGTATTAATATAACTTTGGTAGATATGCTTTGGTGTTGAGCAATTAATCTTTAACTTCTGTCTGATGTAGTGGTAAAGTgtaagatttttaaattttttcttaaaatcacACAGCCTCCCAAATCCATCTACTGAATTACTTGTGTTGAACTTAAATGTCAATTTCCTCTTCAAATCAATGTATAATATTATAAAGTGAATACTTAGTCTAATTGAAATACAAATCAATCATCTATACCATATTTTGTGTTCTACTAATCACAATttatcatgtattttttttttcatttgaaaatttggcTATTTTATAAGGAAACTTTAACAAACTTAGTAAGTTGTGATTAAttagtaaaatacaaaaaatagtacaaaaGATTTGTATTGGCCTAATTGTATTAGCTAATTACTATCTCCTTAACAACAATGCTTGActtcttattaaatttatacCATATATAATAACGGAAGTATTACatttaattttccaaaactcCTTTTGCACTgcatcattaatattttttccttttttttttggtttttttttttttctaaattcatTTCATGTGAAGCCCTATTCAATTATCTCTTTTACGTCTTCTtatattttatagttaaatttatTTAGCATTTATCTCCTAACTTTTCCTTATTCTTCTTCCTTCATAATTTCTCACTCTAATATCTTATTCTATTGCAACCTTCCTcctcccttttttatttttattttttgcgtCAAAGATAGAAAGTATATTAATGTACGAAAtagaaaattacaaagaaaagaCCTTGGACCAGGAGCTGTGTTACATAAAGGCCAAAAACAGCCAGGCGCAGTGGCCTACAGCTCCACGaaaccaagaaaacaaaaatgtatATTAAAGAACGAAAAGCAAAAACATCAAGTTCGCTGTCGGTGTGATTTTTGCATCCGAGGAGTTTGTTTCTATATACACTTGGTTAATACTTATACTCCCTTTGCATCTCTCTCCCCCTTCCATTCCACGTTCTGCGTAgcaaaaaataatgtcaaactcgcaattttttctattttgtttctcttttgctaggtttttttcttactatttttttcactaatatttcttatttaatcACCGTATCAAATTTGCATGTTACAATCTAGTGTTATCAAAATGTTATCAATATTATTATGTTAATCAACTCAATTATGTTTTGGgcatgtattattttttatgttttgggaggatagaaaattgtggaatgatggaaaatatttagttttccctcttgtgtgtttTGTTGGAGcgggggtggaaaagtgggagggttgaaaactcttttgtttggttggagagaaaaagaaaatgatgaaaaaatgtaatttatataaattgactattataccattgttacataatatgtaagaaatagatttatttgtactcattaaataatataaactttaccatatcatatatataaattattatttttatttttattattataatgtaaaaattataatagtgtacatataaatttaattgggtaaAGAATTTTGTAACCAGCAAAAAGGTGGTTGCAAAATCAAgtcacattgaaaaaaaaaaagatcaggtcacgttgaaaaaaaaaaaaaaaaaagagagagagaggagaactTGGACCCGTTGGTGAAGGAGATGAGAAGAAGAAAGTAATAAGGATGTTTGTGGGCAAAAGTCATCAGATGGGGTAGGTGGGaagagggtatttttgtaaaagtgttaCTATAGCACTTTTTTCTCCAGATTTTCCTCCCGAtttggaagggaaaaaaatgtggGCCCGGGAGAGAATTTTCTCCCAGGTTTTCTCTCCTTATCTTCCTTCTCCAACCAACCAGTAGAAAACAGCATTTTCtaccctattttcctctctctatttttcatcctccctattttcaccCTAAACGAACACACCCTTAGTATATGTGTTTTGTAATAGATTATTGTctcattatttttatgaatcCCTTTCATCCAAGGTCAGAGCTACATGTACGAGTGGGGAGTCAtggccccccaaaattttaaaaatattttactactatatataaatctttaacattttaattattaGCCTACAAAAATGGGACTTGCTCTCCAAATATTTGAGCTAGTCCgatgatgctcttaaaaaagTTGTCCAATTAGTCTAgtgttatagatttttttttttctttctcacattcattttttattgtaaaatgtattATTGTGTCTGTTAAGATTTTGAATCATTCATGTCTTTCAATACTCCATTAGTTCAATTGGAAATTTTTTACTCACTTTGGTTGATAATTTGGTAACTTAtgttaaaaatgaaaactttaagAATTCACTAAGGATGATACTAAGTTATATGTGTGTATAGATATCTATGTTTGTGCATGTTTATGGAAGTTTgtataaactaataaattagtATTATAAGTTGGCTGCTCAAAAAACTTCTATTGCTTGAGAATATTAGTAGCTACTCATAAGAACGTCTCTTGCTCAAGATTATTAGTATCAGAGTCTAATTAAAGTTATTCATTCCTGCAGGTAATCCAAAAATCATTCATCGTGATATCAAGGCATCGAATATTCTTCTTAACTCTAAGTTTGAGGCAAAGGTGGGACTCttgcttcttcatcttcttcttctcctttttgtgtttgtatttgttataGTTTAGAAAATGTTTTAGATCTTCAAATGAAGTTTATTTCTGGAAATCTGGTTCATTAAACCAGATATTTGATTGATAAAACTCATCCACTCGTAAGTTGAAGTAAATTCAAGACActctttttagattttttttttgttgataagttGATAATTCAACCACTTGTTTAATTATCTATACATGATGTgtaatgaaaatcaagaatctctacatatattatgttaaatgttaataatcaaaaatattattttcaggTTGCCGACTTTGGACTGGCCAAAATATTTTCAGATACCACTGCTGACATTACTCACATCTCTACTCGTGTGGTGGGAACCTTTGGGTAAGATCATTCATGTTCTTATATTACAACACTAGATCAGTGTACATTACTTCTGTACATAATTATTGGATAAATATTAAGATGAATTAGTCATTCTCACaattccatcttttttttttagaatactaagtatttttaacacacacggGGAGAGAGGAGCACAATTCCATCTTTTATGTGATCAACTAAGTTTATCTTTTATCTAGTGTTGCTTGAGTAATCCTCAAGCATTGGATCTAAGTATAACTTGACTTAAATAAGttgacctctctctctctctctctctctctctctctctctctctctctgtgagtTTCGTGAACATTTCAGCTCATGTTCTTTAGCATGATTAACTTGTCATTTACAAATTCATTAGGATAAACATAGCCATGAATAGCATTGAGTGATACATGTTTTCAACCAACATAAATGCTTATTTCTTACAGGTACCTGGCTCCAGAGTATGCATCAAGTGGTAAAGTAACAGATAAATCAGATGTTTATTCGTATGGGGTCATGCTCTTAGAACTCATAACTGGACGTTTACCTATCAGCCAAACACAGTCATCAACGAATATGGGCCTGGCTGAATTTGTGAGTTCTCTTACATCACTACTATAACATCTCCTTTAGATGGTTTGATGAACTGAGATGATGGGGTAATTTAATAGCATCTAATAGTGGTTTAGAAGCCACCAAATCATTGGTTTGAAACTGAAGATTCAAGTTATTTTCATATGGTtgctacatttttattttatcaaattcaGTGTTAGCTAGCCATGTTAGTCAGCATTTATATATGCTTTCATGCAAGACCAAGTATGCTTGTTGTCAATTAAGCAATATGAGATCAAATCTATGGTACAAGAGAGCCATTTGAATCATTTGGTGAAAGTATTTCTTTTGAACTTCAAATATTCTTGATTGCAGCTGCAGATTTATGAATCTTCATTTGATTAACCACATTCATTTGCCCTGACATTATAGGCTAGGCCTTTGCTCTCTAAAGCACGAATGGATAGCAACTTCGATGCTCTTGTTGATCCAAGATTGCTGGGTAATTACAACCCCGATGAGATGACTAAAATGGTAGCTTGTGCTGCTGCTTGTGTGCGCTATACAGCATGCAATCGCCCACCAATGAGCCAAGtaatccttttttcttttccctgtttgttttttctttgagcAAGTAGTAGGAAACCCCACTAATTTGGATAATATTGAGAGTTCAAATATTACTAGAAAagcttttctttattcattattgaaaaaaaaaaaaaaaaaaaaaaaaaaaagaaaagaaaagaaaaaaagagtcgTGAGTGTGTGTATTCAGGCAACTTATACATTCGTTAGCACCCACCACTCACATGGCCTCCTCCACTGTCCAACTTTTCCCTAGTTGGAATGGTatattgttaagttttattGACCCGTGATGGCATTCTTCTGAATATCTAAAAAACTGAGTGcaaaataagaaatatttatTCAGTGTTtctgacccttttttttttttttttttaattttgtttgaaacCAAGCAGATAGTTCATGCTTTAGAAGGACTTGTTTCTCTGACGGCTCTTGGTGAGGAAATGCAACCGGAGCATGGCAATACATACATGGGAAACATGAAGTCAATATTTCAAGGTCATGGATATGGCACCAGTAAGTCTAATAGTGGAACCACCAGTGAGTTTGGCCTTTACCCATCTAGCTCAAGCAGTGAGTCCCAGCAAACAAACTGAGATTAAGATGGCAGAGATGAGGATGGAGAGCCAATCTGTGGAATGCTCATTTTTGTCCCTTGGAACACTTGCTTTTTCGTTCTGGGGGATTTCCtattggattttatttacttcatttccttttaaaaaatgggGAGGCAGGGGGTACTaaaattgctttaattttcttaCTCAGATCTGTTCAATATTTGTTATGTGTGGTTGCATTTAAAGTTTATCGTGGAAGCATGATAGGTGATGATGCTTATCATTGCAGCTTAGCCACTGCGTGACTAAATACAAGATCTAAAGAGGACCCTAAATCTCACCGTACATATTTACCATGCAATGCCATAAATGACTGGCCCTTATGCTAAAAGTGTATTTCAGCAATCATAGGCAATAATTTGTGTCAATCCGTAGTGTGCTCTAAAGTCTGAAGTATAAAtatcaaatacaaattttatgtCTCACTTTTTATGTTCTGCTACAAATCCTATGTCTCACTTTTTGTGTTCCGCTTTATACTCACCATTCACTGCCTAAACAATGTGGGCTTTTTCCTTTCATACTTTTCTTCTTTAGCCGCCAACTTTGTTCACTTTGCAGTAAGCAGACTTTGTGGCAGCCAGCAGCTGCATAATTGCTTAGTCAGGCTTTACCCAACCATGCAGGCTCGTCAAACAGCTGTTTTTAACagttaaaaaatcattttgattgTTACTCGTACTCGTTCATAGCTCATTCAATGTTATCCACCCTCAGCTTTGTTTCCTCCCCAGTTTGATTACCCATTTTCACAAAGCTGCATGAGCTGGTCATGTCTCCAAAGGTTAGAAACGATGAACAAGTGTTGGTGCAACTACAAACCTGAGCAGGGCTGATTTCCATTATAGCTTACGCATTCTAAAGAAGTTCGTATGTAATATGAGCTTCCCTGGAAGTCCAGTGCTAATTGGATTTCCATTTAGCTGCTGATTTTTTATCTTTACCTTTTATTTCCTCCTCTTCACTACATTTCTAAGGCAAAATGCACCTTTTTGATccattttaattgtattttccTAATCTTTTAGTAAATGTTTCCTTTTACTAACATAAGTTCAATTAGATATTTTGGAGACAGGTGATCCTCTAACCGACATTAACAGTCCCAAAGTTTCTTGATTCAGCACTTGTTACAAAATGAATTGAACAAAGGATCACAGCTCAAATCTCATGTCTTATAACATTTTTCATCACTATGAATTTATGAGAGAGCACAGCTCAAATCTCATGTCTTATAACATTTTTCAGCACTACGCATTTATGAGGGAGCATTTTAATAGAGGGGTTGGCTTacctctagtacttttttaactggacattttatttaattagtggaTGGTGtgacagtttctcattaaaacaaaaggagattccagttaaaaaagtactggaggTAAACCAAACCCTTTAACAGATAGTAAGAGATCATAGCCAATGTGATACAACACCAAGCCAAATCTAAGAACCAATatcaaagaaatttaaaatctttATTGATTGAAAATGATGGAATAACAAgcaatgtcaatttttttttttggggtattcCTAGTGAAAACCAGGTCAGTTTGAGAGCAATTTCATTACTTCCCACATCCCAACTTTAAAAAGCTAAGTTGGTCTTTTTGGCGGGTTCACAGTGAACTCTTCACCTTTTCTGACATGTATGATGAGCAAGGTCAGGGATGAATGATGAAATAGCTGTTGAAGAGCCATCACCCACCCTGGCCTTTTTGGTCCTTCAAAGGTAGCAAAGATTTCAACCACTGCTTCCAAGGAGCATCCTGTTGTTGCtcaatccatgacaaaaaacAGCTATCCACCAAGCAGAAGAAGTTGACATAAAGAAGCTGATTCCTCACAGGTATGTATCGGAAATTCGCAACTTGAAGAATTGGCCATATGCCTCCTTCCAAAATCAAGGCTGGGAGAAAATCCCTCTTCACATCTTCCTTGACTTGAGGGACACTCTTTCCATTTGAAAATCCCATGTAAGTGAAAAAAACGAGCAGATCCAATGGGCCAAAAATGATCCCATCAAGAGCAACTTTAGTAGCAACGAACCGAAAGGAATTGGGTTGCATTAAAAGTCGCAACTTTATAAATCGGTCCAAACCTTCATACCTACAAATGAAATGAATAATACGAAATATTTTGATGAACTATTGGAAAGATATACACTGTTTTcttgtgtgtgtgaaaaactaaaaaaaaaaaaacacctccCCCTCTCCCTATACCTCTCTTGATGgtcctttttttccttttacattttttcttttttacatttctTTTTATCAGGGCAGGAGGCTTTAAAACTTTAACACAGTTTAATCTACAGGACCTCCAAATTCCATCGAATACCACAATAATTTAAATCAGGACTCGCATGTGGCCTAAGATGCCTGCGATAAGCCTGCCTCTAATTGAAAATTCGAAGCAATACTCTGATGTGTGCAACCACATGTTAAACTCACCCACAAACTTccaacttcaaattttttttttcaggattGTTTACATACAAAAGACAAAGTGAAAGAGGCAGGAAGTAACAACTTCAGAAAAATGGAGAACCCACCAATGTGTTTGATTGAATGAAAATGCCTTAAACAgggatttttaataaatatcttAAATTTTACTCTAGAAACAGGTCAGGCACATGTATCAAGTAAATATTCAAGAAAGTATGTGACTGAAAGAGACTTCGATACTTGTATAGGAGTGCACACTTCATAGCCATATTCTTATAGCAAGAAGAGCAACAGAGTGcaaaagtaaattaaattatgttatatGCTTTCAGAATGATTTTTGGCAAGCTTCTTTTACATATTTTTGTCAAAAGAATTTTAACACAAATAATTAGATAAGCACCCCATTTTATATCAATCAATAGACCCAATCTGTCATAGAaggttattttctaaaaaaaaaacttaccagaAGTGGCCTACTGGCCCaacaaatccaaacccaaacaAACTGGTTGTAGCCACTCGTTTCCAATTGATTTTCAGCTCCTTATCTTTATCCTGGTGCATGCAAGATGGGTTGGTCATTTGAATAAAACATTAAGGTAGTGCTGAAAGCTTTCGTACGTAACATGTAATTAGGCCAAAAAGATGagtcacataatttttttaacaatttcaaaattccTGTGTTTATATCAAATGAACAATctatttaaaacaaataaaaaagaaactggaaagcataaaaaacataaatttgagAATTTGTGCAGAAAGGGCAGCCAATGGCTCCACAATAATCTGCACAATCACTGGCATTTGACAAGTCATCACTGCTGACTCATTCCACAGAGAAAGCAAAGGATACTTCAGTCTTTTTGTCTTGCTTTGTCATAAAATGAAATAGGTATCATTTGCGATGTTGTGACTGATAGGTCCATGATTACAGTGATTAATTAGAAACTGTTCCCTTGCAAATGGGGCTATCAGGATTTTTGGTACTACCAgtgaatattttgttttataaataaacatattGGCCAAAAAACCAATATGTTATTGTTCTCCTTTATTTTCACTTTCTATCCAATGGGAAGAATCAAATTCCTGATTTGAGTAAACGCAGTTCAAAAGAAGCTGGAACATGTTTGGCACATAAACATATATCATGAGGATGATGTCACCCATTCTAATTTTCATctcttcttattatttttcaagGCTGCAGTAATTAGAAAAATCCTCTCCAAACATCATGTTGCTGATATAAACATTATAACCCTAGTAAAACATGATAATTGCAGAAACACCGACAATTATAACCATAAAGAAGCCTTAATCAAACCTTGCCCAGAAGTAGGAGATATCAAAAATACCATCCATGAACAGATATAGACATGATCTACACTGGTCAACTTCATGATAAAGATAATCATAGATAGAAGAAAATATGGTTCAGAAAATTTTAGATGGTctttaaacaaaagaagaagaaaaaatccaGAAGTTTGTGTTCAATGAGAAAGCCAAACCCTCAGGCACCAGCATAGAAGTAAAACAATGAAGACTACAAACTCTTAACAATCAAGCATGTAGCTAGACGGGGTACAGGCTAGCTGATAGCCCAATAGTAATGGCATCCTTTGTGTTGGCCCATGTCTGTGGTTCGAAATCCAGCTCCCCTTCCCCCACTATctactttataaaataaatttaaaaagcaaGTAGCTGAACAGACACTATCATAGTGATCTCAAGAGTATTGAAATTATGAGCCACAATCCAAAGTACTTTGTGTAACTTGTAGGAACATTTCCCATATGTTAGTTCCAAAATTCATCTGATTTCAACTAAACGATAACAATCAAATGTTTTAATGTTCAGCcattttcccattaaacttTTGAGGCTATAAAATGGTTGTAACTAGTGCACAAAACTCCCACTTTTGCAGAGTCTGGGAGAAGTGATTGGGAGGTAGCCTCATCCCCAATTTTTTTGAAGAGGTTGATTTT
Coding sequences within:
- the LOC142611536 gene encoding uncharacterized protein LOC142611536 codes for the protein MLKLWKWYQNCLAVHPVKTQVISSAIIWGVGDIAAQTITYSTAKTKHQIQDKDKELKINWKRVATTSLFGFGFVGPVGHFWYEGLDRFIKLRLLMQPNSFRFVATKVALDGIIFGPLDLLVFFTYMGFSNGKSVPQVKEDVKRDFLPALILEGGIWPILQVANFRYIPVRNQLLYVNFFCLVDSCFLSWIEQQQDAPWKQWLKSLLPLKDQKGQGG
- the LOC142614075 gene encoding proline-rich receptor-like protein kinase PERK3 yields the protein MASPQTPPLSLSPPPASSPPPTNDSQTPLTSPPSPPPPPSPPLPSQPLKPPHSTPPPPPHIPTPSLPPNPPSARPSPHTISPPTPPASPSLPRATPTTPTGSLPPLALSPPSPQATNSPVTSPPLPPHVPTGILVGCFIGALAIVIGIYFVFCRKKNKHEKNEDYCFVASKVLPQQSSQKNVLRSRAQFLKVLPNPFPQPSYMSSKGRSGLLSPVSEIPSPRPGAALGFSCVVFTYDQLMVATNGFSEANLLGQGGFGYVHKGVLLGGQEVAVKQLKIDSHQGEREFQAEVETISRVHHKHLVSLIGYCITGVERLLVYEFVSNKTLAFHLHGEEQPVMNWAYRMKIAVGSAKGLAYLHEDCNPKIIHRDIKASNILLNSKFEAKVADFGLAKIFSDTTADITHISTRVVGTFGYLAPEYASSGKVTDKSDVYSYGVMLLELITGRLPISQTQSSTNMGLAEFARPLLSKARMDSNFDALVDPRLLGNYNPDEMTKMVACAAACVRYTACNRPPMSQIVHALEGLVSLTALGEEMQPEHGNTYMGNMKSIFQGHGYGTSKSNSGTTSEFGLYPSSSSSESQQTN